A portion of the uncultured Bacteroides sp. genome contains these proteins:
- a CDS encoding DUF418 domain-containing protein, with protein sequence MEQKIAETNARVDVADVLRGLAVMGIIILHSIEHFNFYYFPENVPFEWMKFTDRIIWDGLFFTFGGKAYAVFALLFGFSFFIQNDNQLRRGKDFRLRFLWRLTLLFIIGQFNASFFTGEILTMYAVIGIVLPICCKLSDRTVAIIGTLLILQPLDWGKVIYALIDPNYTAGPSLGNYYFGVAYEVQKSGTFLETLRMNIWEGQLANFTWAFEHGRIMQTAGLFLFGMLVGRKRLFLHSTSTEQLWFKSLGIALLCFFPLYGLNNLLPGFISRAALLTPLQLIISSLSNLSFMVILVTGGLLTFYRVKDRSFLMRFTTYGKMSMTNYIGQSLIGSLLFYHWGFFLGRYMGITYSFIFGIVFVLLQMAFCSWWLKSHKHGPFEGLWKRLTWIRK encoded by the coding sequence ATGGAACAGAAAATTGCCGAGACAAACGCCCGCGTCGACGTAGCCGACGTATTGAGAGGATTAGCCGTAATGGGAATCATCATTTTGCACAGCATCGAACACTTCAATTTCTACTACTTTCCCGAAAACGTCCCCTTTGAATGGATGAAGTTTACCGATCGTATTATTTGGGACGGACTCTTCTTCACCTTCGGTGGCAAAGCCTATGCAGTCTTCGCTCTTCTGTTCGGTTTTAGTTTCTTTATTCAGAACGATAACCAACTACGACGTGGAAAAGATTTCCGTCTGAGGTTTCTATGGCGACTGACTTTACTCTTTATCATCGGACAGTTCAACGCATCCTTCTTTACCGGTGAAATACTAACCATGTATGCTGTGATAGGTATCGTTCTACCCATCTGTTGCAAGTTAAGCGACCGCACGGTAGCGATCATTGGTACCTTGTTAATACTTCAACCCCTTGATTGGGGAAAAGTGATTTATGCCCTCATCGATCCCAACTATACTGCCGGACCAAGTTTGGGCAACTACTACTTTGGCGTAGCTTATGAAGTGCAGAAGAGCGGCACATTCCTCGAAACATTACGCATGAACATCTGGGAAGGCCAGTTGGCTAACTTTACCTGGGCCTTTGAGCATGGACGCATCATGCAGACGGCCGGATTGTTCCTCTTCGGAATGCTAGTGGGCCGCAAGCGACTATTCTTACACAGTACCAGCACCGAGCAGCTATGGTTCAAATCGTTGGGCATCGCCTTGCTCTGTTTCTTCCCTCTTTATGGATTGAATAATCTGTTACCCGGTTTCATATCCCGAGCTGCCCTGCTTACCCCATTGCAACTCATCATCAGCTCGCTGAGCAACCTTAGCTTTATGGTGATACTCGTTACCGGAGGCTTGCTAACCTTCTATCGAGTAAAAGACAGAAGCTTCCTAATGCGTTTTACCACTTATGGCAAGATGAGTATGACAAATTACATCGGTCAGTCGCTCATCGGTTCCCTGCTCTTCTACCATTGGGGCTTCTTCCTTGGCAGATATATGGGCATTACCTATAGCTTTATCTTTGGCATTGTTTTTGTGCTTCTTCAAATGGCTTTCTGTTCTTGGTGGTTGAAGAGCCACAAGCACGGTCCGTTCGAAGGACTCTGGAAACGCCTGACGTGGATTAGAAAATAA
- a CDS encoding porin, whose translation MKRILLTVLAVITLSSIKAQEEVQKVINTLKERITLSGYAHAGYTYDDSKEVDNTFEIKRIIFMAHGQITKEWSCYFMYNFNGGGNLLEMYTDYQFLPGLTARLGQFKTAYGIENQMSLSDVELINCGSLATNYLAGMDNSDKLYGSTGGRDAGVMIYGDLFQKLISYNLGVMNGQGINIKDQNNHKDIVGSLMANPLKWLSVGGSFVKGKGCAVATSSINPDLSVGDSYTRNRWALGAVIKTKSLNLRTEYMGGKDGEVKSDGFYATANFHVLPKIDLIASYDYLNRDKRIADKQTDYVTGVQYWFYPRCRLQAQYTFCNKTQQDNSNLIQAQVQVRF comes from the coding sequence ATGAAACGTATTTTACTTACCGTTCTGGCTGTTATCACTTTAAGCAGCATCAAAGCTCAAGAAGAAGTCCAAAAAGTTATAAACACGTTGAAAGAACGCATTACACTGTCGGGATACGCACATGCGGGATATACGTATGACGACTCAAAAGAGGTGGATAACACCTTCGAAATTAAACGGATTATCTTCATGGCACACGGACAGATCACCAAAGAGTGGTCGTGTTACTTCATGTACAATTTCAATGGAGGCGGAAACTTACTTGAAATGTACACCGACTATCAGTTCTTGCCGGGGCTTACTGCTCGCCTTGGACAGTTTAAAACGGCATACGGCATCGAAAATCAGATGTCTCTCTCCGACGTTGAATTGATCAACTGTGGTTCATTGGCCACCAACTATCTGGCCGGAATGGACAATAGTGATAAACTATACGGTAGCACCGGTGGTCGTGATGCGGGAGTAATGATTTACGGTGATCTGTTTCAGAAGCTTATCAGCTACAATCTTGGCGTAATGAACGGGCAAGGCATCAACATTAAAGATCAGAATAATCATAAGGATATTGTGGGTAGCTTGATGGCAAACCCTTTGAAATGGCTCTCTGTAGGTGGCTCATTCGTTAAAGGTAAAGGTTGTGCAGTGGCAACTTCCTCGATCAACCCTGATTTAAGTGTGGGCGACAGTTACACTCGTAATCGTTGGGCTCTGGGAGCCGTAATAAAGACGAAATCCCTAAACTTACGCACCGAATATATGGGCGGAAAAGATGGCGAAGTGAAGAGTGACGGATTTTATGCCACGGCCAATTTTCATGTGCTGCCTAAGATCGACTTGATTGCTTCTTATGACTATCTCAACAGAGACAAACGGATAGCAGACAAGCAAACGGACTATGTGACAGGAGTGCAATATTGGTTTTACCCTCGCTGCCGACTGCAAGCCCAATACACTTTCTGCAACAAGACACAGCAAGATAATAGCAATTTGATTCAGGCACAGGTACAAGTGAGATTTTAA
- a CDS encoding ABC transporter substrate-binding protein, whose protein sequence is MKKILLVCSSILLILSGCTGSKKEKVISIELQPISLGVMSSMDYVPFIIAEKEGIYDSLGLKVNIVKFFSATDRDAAFQSGDIDGTIIDYTNAAILQSHHTPLKIIMKNDGYFCFIAGKESGIKSLSQLKGKNIAVSHNSVIDYVTDFILNKAGITLAEVNKPEINNIPLRLEMLQYGQVDASVFSDPFATIAMNNGHKSLISTQELGLSITGTIFSEKALKNKSEEIKRLVKGYNLAVDYIHAHPLKEWKQILIEDAGVPEALAGIIALPQYQYAALPAAKDLEGTIAWLKAKNLLPNTYSIKNIVDSIYTQPDVATETE, encoded by the coding sequence ATGAAGAAAATTCTACTTGTATGTTCTTCAATCCTTTTAATACTCTCGGGATGCACCGGAAGCAAAAAAGAAAAGGTTATTTCAATTGAGTTGCAACCCATCAGCTTAGGAGTCATGTCCTCTATGGACTATGTTCCGTTTATCATCGCAGAGAAAGAAGGCATTTATGACTCTCTGGGATTGAAAGTAAACATCGTGAAGTTCTTCTCGGCCACCGACCGCGACGCCGCCTTTCAATCGGGCGACATAGACGGAACGATTATTGACTACACCAATGCCGCCATTCTGCAATCGCACCATACTCCATTGAAAATCATCATGAAGAACGATGGCTACTTCTGCTTCATAGCCGGAAAAGAAAGCGGTATCAAATCACTCTCTCAATTAAAAGGAAAGAACATAGCCGTATCGCACAACAGCGTGATAGACTATGTTACGGACTTCATTCTCAACAAGGCCGGCATTACTCTCGCAGAAGTGAATAAACCGGAAATAAACAACATTCCCCTCCGACTGGAGATGCTTCAATACGGACAAGTTGATGCATCAGTCTTTTCTGATCCTTTTGCCACCATCGCAATGAACAACGGACATAAATCACTCATCAGTACGCAGGAACTAGGCCTGTCGATTACCGGAACGATCTTCTCTGAAAAGGCATTGAAGAATAAATCGGAAGAGATTAAACGATTGGTCAAAGGATATAATTTAGCTGTTGATTACATCCATGCGCACCCACTGAAAGAGTGGAAACAGATACTGATAGAAGATGCCGGAGTGCCGGAAGCATTAGCAGGCATTATTGCCTTGCCGCAATATCAGTATGCCGCTCTGCCTGCCGCCAAAGATCTGGAAGGCACCATTGCCTGGCTAAAGGCGAAGAATCTATTGCCGAACACGTACAGTATAAAAAATATCGTAGATTCCATCTATACACAACCTGATGTAGCAACAGAGACCGAATAA
- a CDS encoding tetratricopeptide repeat protein produces MTGNYYNELQTNEQHQLIIHLIYNKRLKEALAMLSQYLHDSADWETHQKLEQIQTSYSYMLQYMQQGVEDPARKKLYLKLLAGTMEIADQAHIDRLAAISIDFYYILRISLRAFPLESLENNRLKLESYVDNLAVANILPKTPNEEANQVRKQHEEALKLVFEITWTNTFWNTKDENEAAMFLKSEHITANDTSLFVSAVTLSLMKCFDVKKMMWLFDAYTHPVAQINQRALVGIMFIIHLYTDRLSFYPEVAARLSLLNENEKFGKEMNRAYIQWLRCQETEKIDKKMREEIIPEMLKKANMRGFRYGIEESEEENDDQNPDWKNPKQSDLENKLREMSELQIEGADVYMSTFSQLKSYPFFKTLSNWFYPFDKQHSAIIKEFSDNNQDDGIIDLVLDSGFFCDSDKYSLCFTMMHIPKGQREMMLSQLSEQQMEEFSDKHTGESLKKVAQQPEIVCNQYLHSLYRFFKVYPRKREFPPIFDGYVSLHKYPVLRETLLKPEYLMQLGNYYFSKEHPKEAAEVYTEVIGLVGGNADLFQKIGYCRQKEKNYELAIEAYLKADMIKPDNVWTNRHLAICYRLTRAYAKATEYYRKVEAVQPENHSILFHIGSCLAELQRYEEALNYFFKLDFIETNCVRAWRAIAWCSFVEGKHKQALKYYEKAIEEDPLWQDFLNAGHVHWCMGSIDNALDMYVKAKLLSPNQDIFFELFHENVVHLVKQGVNEDDIPLMLDLL; encoded by the coding sequence ATGACCGGAAATTATTATAATGAGCTACAGACCAATGAACAGCATCAGCTAATCATTCACCTTATATATAACAAAAGACTCAAAGAAGCTTTGGCAATGCTTAGTCAGTATCTACACGATAGCGCTGACTGGGAAACGCATCAAAAACTGGAGCAGATACAAACGTCTTATAGTTATATGTTGCAATATATGCAGCAAGGCGTTGAAGATCCGGCCCGCAAAAAACTATACCTAAAACTACTGGCCGGCACAATGGAGATAGCCGACCAGGCCCACATAGACAGGCTCGCGGCCATCTCAATTGATTTTTATTATATCCTTAGGATAAGTTTGAGAGCGTTTCCTCTCGAAAGTCTTGAAAACAACCGGCTAAAATTGGAATCATACGTCGACAATCTGGCGGTAGCAAATATTCTTCCCAAAACGCCCAACGAGGAGGCCAACCAAGTGCGTAAGCAACACGAAGAAGCACTTAAACTCGTATTTGAAATAACGTGGACCAACACTTTTTGGAATACGAAAGATGAAAACGAAGCCGCTATGTTCCTAAAATCGGAACATATAACGGCAAACGATACCAGCCTGTTCGTCAGTGCCGTCACCCTCAGCTTAATGAAATGTTTCGACGTAAAAAAGATGATGTGGCTCTTTGACGCTTATACTCATCCTGTTGCACAAATCAACCAACGGGCATTGGTGGGTATCATGTTTATCATACATCTATACACTGATCGCCTGAGTTTTTATCCTGAAGTAGCAGCACGCCTCTCATTGCTCAACGAAAATGAAAAGTTTGGCAAAGAGATGAACCGTGCATACATCCAGTGGTTGCGCTGTCAGGAAACGGAAAAGATAGATAAGAAAATGCGTGAAGAAATTATCCCTGAAATGCTCAAGAAAGCTAATATGCGCGGCTTTAGATATGGCATTGAAGAATCTGAAGAAGAGAATGACGACCAGAATCCTGATTGGAAGAATCCGAAACAATCGGATCTGGAAAACAAACTTCGCGAGATGAGCGAACTACAAATAGAAGGTGCGGATGTGTATATGAGCACATTCTCGCAACTAAAATCATACCCGTTCTTCAAAACATTGAGCAATTGGTTCTACCCCTTCGACAAACAACATTCCGCCATTATAAAAGAGTTTAGCGACAATAATCAGGACGATGGCATCATCGACCTCGTGCTTGACTCAGGATTCTTCTGCGACAGCGACAAATATTCGCTTTGCTTCACGATGATGCACATCCCTAAAGGTCAGCGAGAGATGATGCTAAGCCAGCTTTCCGAACAACAGATGGAGGAATTCAGCGATAAGCATACTGGTGAATCACTAAAGAAAGTTGCCCAACAACCCGAAATAGTGTGCAATCAGTATCTTCACAGCCTATACCGTTTCTTCAAAGTTTACCCTCGCAAACGAGAATTTCCACCTATCTTTGATGGCTATGTTTCCTTGCACAAATATCCGGTGCTTCGCGAAACGCTTCTCAAACCGGAATACTTAATGCAATTGGGCAATTATTATTTCAGCAAAGAACACCCCAAAGAGGCTGCCGAAGTGTATACGGAAGTCATTGGCCTTGTGGGTGGAAATGCGGATCTGTTTCAGAAGATAGGCTATTGCCGCCAAAAGGAAAAGAACTACGAACTTGCCATTGAAGCTTACCTCAAAGCCGACATGATAAAACCCGATAATGTGTGGACCAATCGGCACTTAGCCATTTGCTACCGCCTTACGAGAGCATATGCCAAAGCAACCGAATATTATCGGAAAGTGGAAGCTGTGCAACCGGAGAATCACAGCATACTATTTCATATAGGTAGCTGTCTTGCCGAGTTACAACGATACGAAGAAGCTTTGAACTATTTCTTCAAACTCGACTTCATCGAAACGAACTGCGTAAGAGCATGGAGAGCCATTGCTTGGTGTTCGTTTGTAGAAGGAAAGCATAAACAAGCCCTTAAATACTACGAAAAAGCAATAGAAGAAGATCCATTGTGGCAAGATTTTCTCAATGCAGGCCACGTACATTGGTGCATGGGAAGTATTGATAATGCCCTCGATATGTACGTAAAAGCTAAACTATTATCCCCAAATCAGGATATTTTCTTTGAACTCTTTCACGAAAATGTAGTGCACTTAGTGAAGCAAGGAGTGAATGAAGACGATATTCCATTGATGCTCGACTTGCTTTAG
- the pheS gene encoding phenylalanine--tRNA ligase subunit alpha, with protein MIAKIKQLLEEVETLKAANAEELEALRIKYLSKKGAINDLMADFRNVAAEQKKEVGMRLNELKTKAQDRITALKEQFESQDNGCSEMDLTRSAYPVKLGTRHPLSIVRNEIIDIFGRLGFSIAEGPEIEDDWHVFSALNFAEDHPARDMQDTFFIESHPDILLRTHTSSVQTRVMEVSQPPIRIICPGRVYRNEAISYRAHCFFHQVEALYVDKNVSFTDLKQVLLLFAKEMFGADTKIRLRPSYFPFTEPSAEMDISCNICGGKGCPFCKHTGWVEILGCGMVDPNVLESNGIDSKVYSGYALGMGIERITNLKYQVKDLRMFSENDTRFLKEFEAAN; from the coding sequence ATGATAGCTAAGATTAAACAGCTTCTCGAAGAGGTTGAAACTCTGAAAGCTGCCAACGCCGAAGAATTGGAAGCTCTCCGCATTAAGTACTTAAGTAAGAAAGGTGCCATCAACGACTTAATGGCCGACTTTCGCAACGTAGCAGCCGAACAAAAAAAAGAGGTGGGCATGAGACTTAACGAGTTGAAAACAAAGGCTCAAGACAGAATCACAGCATTGAAGGAACAGTTTGAGTCGCAGGACAACGGTTGTTCGGAGATGGACCTCACTCGCTCGGCTTATCCGGTAAAACTTGGTACCCGCCATCCGCTATCTATCGTAAGAAATGAAATTATCGATATCTTTGGTCGCTTAGGATTCAGCATAGCCGAAGGTCCTGAAATTGAAGATGACTGGCATGTGTTCTCTGCACTTAACTTTGCCGAAGATCATCCGGCACGCGATATGCAAGATACATTCTTCATTGAATCTCATCCCGACATCCTACTGCGCACACATACATCATCCGTACAAACCCGCGTGATGGAGGTGTCACAACCCCCTATCCGCATCATTTGTCCGGGACGTGTGTATCGCAACGAGGCTATCAGTTATCGTGCACACTGCTTCTTCCATCAGGTAGAGGCGTTGTATGTGGATAAGAATGTTTCATTCACTGACCTAAAGCAGGTATTATTGCTTTTTGCCAAAGAGATGTTTGGCGCCGACACAAAGATCCGTCTGCGCCCGTCGTACTTCCCCTTTACAGAGCCTAGCGCCGAAATGGACATCAGCTGCAACATCTGTGGCGGTAAAGGTTGCCCTTTCTGCAAGCACACCGGCTGGGTAGAGATTCTGGGTTGCGGTATGGTAGATCCGAACGTGCTCGAATCGAACGGTATAGATAGTAAGGTATACAGCGGATATGCTTTGGGAATGGGTATAGAACGTATCACCAACTTGAAATATCAGGTAAAAGACCTCCGCATGTTCTCTGAGAACGACACACGCTTCCTGAAAGAATTTGAAGCGGCAAATTAA
- a CDS encoding phosphoglycerate kinase — MQTIDQFNFAGKKAFVRVDFNVPLDENFNVTDDNRIRAALPTLKKILSDGGSLIIGSHLGRPKGPTDKFSLKHIVAHVSKLLGVEVQFANDCIGEEAVAKSAALKPGEALLLENLRFYAEEEGKPRGLAEDATDEEKAAAKKAIKASQKEFTKKLASYADCYVNDAFGTAHRAHASTALIADYFDTDSKMFGYLMNKEVTAVDKILHDIKRPFTAIMGGSKVSSKIEIIENLLSKVDNLIITGGMTFTFTKALGGKIGSSICEDDKMPLALELIEKAKKNNVKLIIAVDAKIADSFSNDANTQFVDDDVIPDGWSGLDIGPKTEEIYAKVIKESKTILWNGPTGVFEFENFSHGSKSVGEAIVEATKNGAFSLVGGGDSVACVNKFGLADGVSYVSTGGGALLEAIEGKVLPGIAAIKG; from the coding sequence ATGCAAACAATTGACCAATTCAATTTTGCCGGCAAAAAGGCATTCGTCAGAGTGGACTTCAATGTACCTTTGGACGAAAACTTCAACGTTACAGATGACAATCGTATCCGCGCTGCTCTCCCTACTTTAAAGAAGATTCTTTCTGATGGTGGTAGCCTTATCATTGGTTCTCACTTGGGCCGTCCTAAAGGACCTACTGATAAGTTCTCTTTGAAGCACATTGTAGCTCATGTATCTAAATTACTAGGCGTTGAAGTGCAGTTTGCTAACGACTGCATAGGCGAAGAAGCTGTTGCTAAATCTGCTGCTCTGAAACCGGGCGAAGCCTTATTACTTGAAAACCTTCGCTTCTATGCTGAAGAAGAAGGTAAACCAAGAGGATTGGCAGAAGATGCTACGGATGAAGAAAAAGCGGCTGCTAAGAAAGCAATAAAGGCAAGCCAAAAGGAATTCACCAAGAAATTGGCTTCGTATGCTGATTGCTACGTGAACGATGCTTTCGGTACTGCTCACCGCGCACATGCTTCTACTGCACTGATTGCTGACTATTTCGATACTGACAGCAAGATGTTCGGTTACCTGATGAATAAAGAGGTAACTGCGGTTGATAAAATATTGCACGATATTAAGCGTCCGTTTACTGCTATCATGGGTGGTTCAAAGGTGTCTTCTAAAATAGAAATCATCGAGAATTTACTTTCAAAGGTTGATAACCTGATTATCACCGGTGGTATGACATTTACTTTCACTAAGGCCTTGGGTGGAAAGATCGGTTCTTCTATCTGCGAAGACGATAAAATGCCGTTGGCTTTGGAACTGATTGAAAAAGCAAAGAAGAATAACGTTAAGCTAATCATTGCTGTGGATGCTAAGATAGCCGATAGCTTTTCAAATGACGCCAACACTCAGTTTGTTGACGACGACGTAATTCCTGACGGATGGTCCGGACTTGATATCGGCCCTAAGACTGAAGAAATTTATGCGAAAGTAATCAAAGAATCAAAGACTATTCTTTGGAACGGCCCTACAGGAGTATTCGAATTTGAAAACTTCTCTCACGGGTCTAAGTCGGTAGGCGAAGCAATCGTTGAAGCGACTAAGAATGGTGCTTTCTCACTAGTAGGTGGTGGCGATTCTGTGGCTTGTGTTAACAAGTTCGGTTTAGCCGATGGCGTATCTTACGTTTCTACAGGTGGTGGAGCATTGCTTGAAGCAATCGAAGGAAAAGTTCTTCCGGGTATCGCCGCTATCAAAGGATAA
- the nth gene encoding endonuclease III, which produces MRKKERYERVIAWFQENVPVAETELHYNDPFELLIAVILSAQCTDKRVNMITPKLFSDFPTPEALAASTPEVVFEYIRSVSYPNNKAKHLVGMARMLTSDFGSQVPAELEQLIKLPGVGRKTANVIQSVVFNKAAMAVDTHVFRVSNRIGLTTNSKTPLATEKELIKYIPKKLVPIAHHWLILHGRYICQARTPKCEECGLRPMCAYYSDMHKLSKEAEKDKNK; this is translated from the coding sequence ATGAGAAAGAAAGAAAGATATGAAAGAGTAATTGCTTGGTTTCAGGAAAATGTACCTGTGGCCGAAACAGAACTGCACTACAACGATCCGTTCGAGCTCCTGATAGCCGTCATCCTTTCCGCTCAATGCACAGACAAGCGAGTGAACATGATTACTCCAAAGTTATTTAGTGATTTCCCCACCCCGGAAGCACTGGCTGCCAGCACTCCCGAAGTAGTGTTTGAATACATCCGCAGTGTATCTTATCCAAACAATAAAGCCAAACATCTGGTGGGCATGGCACGCATGCTGACGAGTGACTTCGGTAGCCAAGTGCCGGCCGAACTGGAACAACTCATCAAACTCCCCGGTGTGGGACGAAAGACAGCCAATGTCATTCAATCTGTCGTGTTCAACAAAGCCGCCATGGCAGTAGACACACACGTGTTTAGAGTCTCCAACCGCATCGGACTGACAACTAATTCAAAGACACCTCTCGCTACGGAAAAAGAACTGATAAAATACATTCCCAAGAAGCTGGTACCTATTGCTCATCACTGGCTCATACTGCACGGAAGATACATCTGCCAAGCCCGTACTCCAAAGTGCGAAGAGTGTGGCCTCAGGCCAATGTGTGCTTATTATTCCGACATGCATAAACTAAGTAAAGAGGCCGAAAAAGACAAGAATAAATAA
- a CDS encoding MFS transporter yields the protein MAKDKLVTPDYCRILAANFLLFFAFYLILPVLPFYLKEVFQAGNAAVGIILSCYTIAALCIRPFSGYLLDTLARKPLYLIAYFIFTTIFAGYLLAGVLMLFVMLRVVHGLAFGMVTVAGNTIVIDITPSSRRGEAVGYYGLMNNMAMSIGPMVGLFMHDTCSFQAIFTFSLVSGSLGFIMACLVKTPAKQPVQSEPISFDRFVLLKGIPAGISLLLLSIPYGMTSTYVAMYAKEIGITISSGLFFTFMAVGMAVSRMFSGRQVDKGRITQVIALGLYLVCFCFFALSACGMLMKWNTTFATYLFFGIALFLGIGFGTMFPAFNSLFVNLAPNSKRGTATSTYLTSWDVGIGIGLTAGGYIAQITSFDAAYLFGACLTVVSTFYFRLKVAPHFERNKLR from the coding sequence ATGGCAAAAGACAAACTGGTAACCCCGGATTATTGTCGCATCCTGGCGGCAAATTTTCTTTTGTTCTTTGCCTTTTATCTGATACTTCCCGTACTTCCATTCTACCTGAAGGAAGTATTTCAGGCCGGTAATGCAGCTGTTGGCATCATCTTATCCTGTTACACCATTGCCGCACTTTGCATCCGCCCATTCTCCGGTTATTTACTCGACACACTTGCGCGCAAACCACTTTACCTGATTGCTTATTTCATTTTCACAACCATCTTTGCCGGTTACCTGCTGGCAGGAGTACTGATGCTATTCGTCATGTTGCGGGTAGTACATGGATTGGCTTTTGGCATGGTAACAGTAGCGGGCAACACCATCGTGATAGACATCACACCCTCTTCGCGTCGTGGAGAAGCGGTGGGATACTACGGACTGATGAATAACATGGCCATGAGCATCGGCCCTATGGTGGGACTTTTCATGCACGACACGTGTTCCTTCCAAGCCATCTTCACCTTCTCATTGGTTTCAGGGTCTCTCGGATTCATCATGGCTTGTCTGGTGAAAACACCGGCAAAGCAACCTGTACAGAGTGAGCCGATCTCGTTCGACCGATTTGTATTGCTGAAAGGTATTCCTGCAGGAATTTCTTTGTTATTGCTTTCCATCCCTTATGGTATGACCAGTACCTACGTGGCTATGTATGCCAAAGAGATAGGTATCACAATCAGTTCGGGCCTCTTCTTCACTTTTATGGCAGTGGGCATGGCCGTATCACGCATGTTTTCGGGGCGACAGGTAGACAAAGGGCGTATCACGCAGGTCATCGCACTGGGACTCTATCTGGTATGTTTCTGTTTCTTTGCGCTAAGTGCTTGTGGTATGCTGATGAAGTGGAATACCACATTTGCCACCTACTTGTTTTTTGGTATAGCTCTGTTTCTCGGCATTGGTTTCGGCACTATGTTTCCGGCATTTAACTCTCTGTTTGTCAACTTGGCGCCCAACAGTAAACGCGGAACAGCCACGTCCACCTATCTTACTTCGTGGGATGTGGGCATCGGCATCGGGCTTACCGCCGGAGGATACATCGCTCAAATCACCTCCTTTGACGCAGCCTATCTTTTCGGTGCTTGCCTCACCGTGGTTTCTACCTTTTACTTTCGGTTAAAGGTGGCACCACACTTTGAGCGAAACAAACTGAGATAA